Part of the Lolium rigidum isolate FL_2022 chromosome 6, APGP_CSIRO_Lrig_0.1, whole genome shotgun sequence genome, gcgctgctccccggaagctcctcgccatcgctgtcccagctgtcggctggagcttcctcctcctcctcgtcatcatcatcatcctcgctgtccgcccaggtgcggaggcgcttcgttggaggatatcccgcggaggaggaatcatcttcctcctcctcatcctcctcttcctcgtcatcctcgtcgtcctcgctgtccgcccacatgcgggagcgcttcttcagcGGGAGCTTGGTGGAGGGGGAAGCCACAGTCCTTTCcgctcttttttctttcttctccttgtcggacggGATGGGATTCACCCCGGAACGAGGATTGTCCTCTTCCTTGCTCTTCGGCGCCGATTGGGTGGAAAGgctggaagcggaggaggaagaggaagacattgctacagaagaagagggttttttggtgtcgaccgctagaacagaggaaggggatgaagaggactggTCAGTTGGCatggttaaataatgaggagcctagtggagtttcaatgccattgcagtttccgaggaagtggtgctgaAGCTGTCAAATCTCACAGAGGAGTGGGGAagacaaggcgtcatgatgacggTTGCTGCAgcagttctgccacgacatgacccggcgaaagaaagcataatgattttggaaatgtcatttccaaaaccaggggggcatgtgttatcaccagaatgtgACCAGGCCAgaggaccaagccagaggtgggccgcgatcaagatggatgtgaagattatacatagaagaaatatgtgaatcggccttttataccaaattgggctaaaatgcccatgtatctgtaatacatTAGATCGCatgttagtttagaagttagaatctatctcgtgcacggtgtggtgcacgcccacgttagaaagtcccctggactataaatatgtacctagggtttatggaataaacaacaaccaacgttcaacacaaaccaatctcggcgcatcgccaactccttcgtctcgagggttcctccgtaagcaccatgctgcctagatcgcatctcgcgatctaggcagacacgaGCCtgtctagttgttcatgcgttgctcgtatcgaagcctttttgatggcgagcaacgtagttatcgtagacgcgttagggttagcatcgttcttagcatcatatgcttgcgtagtgcaacccttgcgcgtctagccgtccttgtgcctcatcatgggtgcagggcggcaccccgcttgatctctatttagtagatctgatccgttatggtcgctccttgattcatcaaggattagtttaatatctcgcaatagttaggccttacaaagggttggaggatccagcggcatgcggggtgtagtttgctgcccctagacaggacgttccgaggatcaacctagtgttggtttttaggccttgtctagggctggcttacgtttaccgtgcgtgagcgcgaggcccaatcgtgagtaggatgatccgattatgcggtgaaaaccctagatcgtcgtggatctcatatgctttatcttgatcaagcaggaccaccatatattcggccaccttggacgaatcatgggtggatcggctccatgagccgattcacagtgacaacccgagagccgatcgaggctcgtatttaacgtgtacgtgtgtgccccgcaggaaactaagcgaggcatcatccacaccttcccgaccggtataggtcaggtggcacgcccttgcgacccgcatcggcgcgcgaccaggaggctttgcgggccgtcgctctgagggactggggccagccgcagccctagtcattcccggctctacggtgttggccagtcactgcccgccggtgggtttctgacgtcaacagcaggccattgaaggcgagatggcgtccgagcctcttaaagggacgctggcGGCGcccccatttccccgaccaaaccattgccagatcccacactatccaccccaccgacgccatggggaagaaatgctggccgttccgcaagaccaagaacgaccacgaggctagcggctcgcggttcggcaagaaggcacgggtcggccggtacgtccgcgttgcgccgagcgatcttgccgccggatatgcgggaggatcaggcgtacgcgctgaactcctgCAACTGGATTTCATTTGGGATGTGGGAGTTTGacgtgcgccgccgcgctggctaccttgGCGACGTggactacttcgaccgcgagatcgccgcagaagaagaagagaacggccAGGAGGGcgcggacgaggacgaggacgagaacGCGGACGAGGACGTGGACATGGcagactacgaccacgacgacggcgggggatccggagacccagccgccggacatttccgaggaggaggccatggcactggccaacaacgagcaggacgagctcaacgagctcgctttgtgggacgggctcgcaatccagctccgcgagtccgcgctcgcggaggggaggccggcgactcctccggccacgccgacgcgttccaacgaccgcgctccgcctgctgctccggcgtgggatgcctggccacagcctcctgcgcatgcggcggtacctcctccaccgccgacgtacgagcttccatggccgacgccggagttcattgacctcgtcagcgacgacgagcagtagGCAACACCTAGTTTTACCACGCTTTTAtgacttttttatgttttttattaatgtaaattatggcttcatgaatggaaaaaaaaattatgtatcGTGCCACTGgaaccacccccgacgcaaacagaTGCCCGGACGATTTCAACCAGTTGAGCCGTTGCAAACGCGtccgtttggacgtccgaaatgcgtcgcgcccgcGGGAGATGCCCTAAGTGGAATGCACACACACGTCACGCATGCCACCATGTATGGCGCCGCAAGTATGGGGCCGCTTGCATAGATGCTACATAAAAAATTAGTCAACCAAAATAGTTTCGTCCGGATTATTTTGTACGTAGGAGTAGTATAGTTTTCGTCAAAGGATTATTTTTGCCTGAGCCCGTGACCCCGATATATTCCGCCCCAAATCTCCTCCGCCTGCCCTCGTGCTCCGCGTGACGCCGCCCACTCTCCCTACGCAGAGTTAGATCAGGGCGAGGAATGGAGAAcggcggcagcaacggcggcagcaacggcggcgagGCGCTTCCCAACGGGAACGCAAAGGCGGTGCAGGCGCTGCAGCGGAGCTTCGGCGAGGTGCAGGGGATCCTGGAGCACAACCGGATgctgatccaggagatcggccagaACCACGAGTCGCGCGACGCGGGCGGGCTCAGCCGCAACGTCGCCCTCATCCGCGAGCTCAACAGCAACATCGCCCGCGTCGTCGGCCTCTACTCCGACCTCTCCACCTCCTTCTCGGGCTCCATCCTCGCCAAGGGccccgacgacgccgccgccgccaacaagAGGCCGCGCCCTACCCAGTAGGGTGCTGTAGAAGAAACAGTCCTCTTCTTTTCTCTTCAGTTTTAGATTCAGATTCGAggctttgtttctttttattcatGTGTTATTTTAGCGGGCGTTGAGCTGAGGTATGGACAGGGCAGCTTGTAGTCAAACGTATCAGGGGATGCAAAGACTAGTTAGTCTCTCAAGATAAATGTTTGGTTACTTATAACTGAAGATAGTTAACTGCAACTGCTGTGGTTCTTACAGCCTGATGCTTGATTCTTACAAATAGTTACTGTACATTGATTATCCGTTCGTTGTTTTCATTAgacatataattcaaaagaacagTGTTAAGCTCGTATAGTTGAAAGGGACTGCTTTTCAGCAATCTCTTTTAAAAGAACAGTGTCCCGGCTTTATTGATTTCCCGTTCTATGCTTGGGAGGTGAATATTGTTTACAACTCACAACTGAAGGTCTCGTTGCTGTTCAcaaaaagttgcaacttttttcTAACTCCAAAGATGTTTGGTCTACATAATATGTACATATCTTAGACACACCATGCAAGAGCTTATAAATCAGCATTTGACATGCATATCCTTATTTCCAATCCTAAAAATGGTTATTATCTGTGGCTAAAGCATTGCATCTCATCTCCTTATTTACTGCAAGGACCAACTAACCTAGGCGTACAGAGTATCATCTCAAGGAGCAACAGCATTGCATATCTATTGCCCCATCAAGATGCAAAACACAAGAGATTTttggccataaagatgcaaagcaaAAAAGTTGTTTGTCTTCTTCTCCTCTAGTTTCTTCCTGAAATATTGCCTGCTTTGCATTAATAATTCCTTCACTCCTTTAATACTATTTGCTTCAGCTAGTTTCCATTACGATTCTATCTTATGTACACCACGAATCAGGCTGAGTGCCTGTAGCACTTCTTTTCCTACAATCTATTGCCAAAATAGGATATTGACATGGGATTGTCCCCTTTCTGTTTTCTATGTATCAAAATGTTGCTATTTGGGTATCATATGCCTTCATTTTCTATTCTTTGTAAGCTAACATTAGccttctttgcttgcatattgatTGAGTACGTACCTTTGAACCTGTGCAGGTTCCATCCAACCTGTACGGAATGACTATTGAGCAGGCCAAGAAGTTAGACAATTTCCTGTGCTCGCATTGTGCTAAAGAAAATGGCACAGGGAGTGGACAGGACAGCTTGTTGTCAAACAGAGATGCAGACAGCAGTGCGGAACTGTATCAGGGGATGCAAAGACTTGTTAGTCTCTGAAGATAAATGTTTGGTTATAACTGAAAATAGTTAACTGCAACTGCTGTGGTTCTTACAGCCTGATGCTTGATTCTTACCAATAGTTAGTGTACATTGATGTTGCATTCGTTGTTTTCATTAGAAATATAATTCTAAACAAAAGTGTTAAGCTCGTATAGTTGAAGGGGACTGCTTTTCTCTTAGAAAATTCAGCAATCTCTTTTAAAAGAACAGTGTCCCAGCTTTATTGCCATTTCCCGTTCTATGCTTGGGAAGTGAATATTGGTTACAACTCACAACTCATTGTCTCTTTGGTGTTCATAAAATTTGCAACATTTTTTAACAACAAAGATGATCTACATAAGCATCTCTTAGACATACCATGCAATTCCTTAAAATTCTGCATTTGACAAGCATATCCTTATTTTCAATCCTAAGAATGGTCATTATCTGTGGTTAAAGCATTGCATCTCATCTTATCGGTGCAAGAACCACCTAACCTACAGGTGCATAGAGTATCATCATCTCAAGGAACAACAACATTGCATATCTATTGCCCCATAAAGATGCAAAACAAAAGAGATTTTGTCCACTTATTACTTCATGAAGatggaaaacaaaaaagatgTCTGTTTTTTCTTCCTAAAATGTCGCCTGCTCTGCATAAATAACTTTTGGTCTCTTTTAGGAGTACTTGGTTCAGCAAATTTGCCATTACACTTCTATCTTATCTGACCACCAATCAGGGTTTGTGACTTCAGCACTTCTTTTCCTACTTTCTATTGCGCCATTTCATA contains:
- the LOC124664567 gene encoding protein ELF4-LIKE 3-like gives rise to the protein MENGGSNGGSNGGEALPNGNAKAVQALQRSFGEVQGILEHNRMLIQEIGQNHESRDAGGLSRNVALIRELNSNIARVVGLYSDLSTSFSGSILAKGPDDAAAANKRPRPTQ